In the genome of Nocardioides sp. NBC_00368, the window GCCGATGGTGACGATCGACGCGCCGGCCGGCATCAGCGGCACCAGCGCCTGGATGCCGAGCAGCGGCCCGAGCACGTTGACGTCATGGGCATCCCGCATGTCGGCGACGCTCGCCGCGCCGACCCGGGCGCGCCGGGTCACACCGGCACAGCTCACCAGCCCATGGATCGGCCCGGCGAGCTCGTTCGCCAGCTCGGCCCAGGCGTCCTCGTCGCGGACGTCGAGGGCCCGTACGCCGGGCGCGGAGTCGCGGTCGACGCCCACCACCGCCCCGCCGACCGCGGTGACAGCGGCGGCGACCGCCGCGCCGATCCCCGAGGCGGCGCCGGTGACGACGACCGTACGTCCGGCCAGCGAGCTCATCGGGACGCCTGGCGGGCAGCGGCCCGGGCCGCACCGTCGCGGCGGCGCACCGGCGGCAGCTCGAAAGCGGACGGGGCGAGCACGACGGTGTTGGTGAGGGTGCCGATCCCCTCGACCTCGAGGGTGACCACGTCACCGGGCTGCAGCGGCTTCGGCTCCTGCGCGCCACGACGACCCCAGAGCTCGGCCAGGCACCCGCCGTTGCCGACGGTGCCCGAGCCGAGGACGTCGCCGGCGACCACACGGGAGTCGCGGGAGGCGTACGCGATCATCGTCTCGAAGGTCCAGCCGATGTTCGAGAGGCGGTCACGGCCGACCTCGGTGCCGTTGACCGACACCGTGCACAGCAGGTCGAGGAAACCGTCCTGGTCGCGGTGAGGCTCCAGCTCGTCGGCGGTCACGATCCACGGCCCGAGCGTGGTCGCGAAGTCTTTGCCCTTCGCCGGCCCGAGACCGACCTGCATCTCGCGACCCTGCAGGTCGCGGGCCGACCAGTCGTTGAGGATCGTGTAGCCGAAGACGTACGTCCCAGCCTCCTCGGGCGCGACCGACCGGCCCTCGGAGCCGATGATCACCGCGACCTCCAGCTCGAAGTCCCGGGCCTCGCAGGCCGCCGGGAACGCGACCTCCGCATCCGGCCCGAGGATCGCGTGCGGGTTGGTGAAGTAGAAGGCAGGGGCGTCGTACCAGGCATCGGGCACACCGACCGCGCCGTCGACCGAGCGGCGGACCCCCTCGACGTGCTCCTCAAAAGCGACGAAGTCACGGACCGAGGCGGGCTCCAGCGGCGCCAGCAGCTCGACGTCGGCGGGGTCGAGGGGGTCCGCCGCCCGGGCATGGTCGGCGGCACGGTCGAGCACGTCGCGCCCCGCGGCGATCAGTGAGCGCATGGTGTGCCGGACGGCGAACGGGTGCAGGCCGTCGTCGGTGACCAGGCCGACGCGGGGCACGCGCAGACCTCGGTCGAGGAAGGTGGCGAGCTTCATCCGGCCCCCTTCTCAGACCGGCGGGGCGACGAAGACGCCCTTGTCCGGGTCGTTGAAGGACTTGCCGGCGATCAGCTCGTTCATCGGGTTGGCGGTGCCCCACTGGTCGGTGACCTCGGGGTCGCTGAAGTCGTAGAGGTGCGGGTGCCAGGTATCCTCGACGAGCTCCTCGAGCTCGGTGGTGTACTCGATCGTGTTGCCGTGCGGGTCCAGGAAGTAGCTGAAGGTGTTGTTGCCGGCCAGGTGCCGCCCCGGCCCCCAGATCTTCTCCACGCCGGCGCGCAGCAGCCGTCCGGTGCCGCGCATGTACTCGTCCAGGCCGCGCATCTCGAAGGAGGCGTGGTGCAGGGCGACGTGCGGCCCGCGGGCGACCGCGAGGCTGTGATGGAACGTGTTCGTACGCAGGAACCACATCATCGAGCCCAGCCGCGGGTGCATCAGGGTGTCGGAGAGCGCGAAGCCGAGGTGGCGCTGGTAGAACGCCACCGTCTGCTCGGGGTTCGGCGAGTTGATGACGACGTGGGAGAGCTTGACCGGGACCGAC includes:
- a CDS encoding SDR family oxidoreductase; its protein translation is MSSLAGRTVVVTGAASGIGAAVAAAVTAVGGAVVGVDRDSAPGVRALDVRDEDAWAELANELAGPIHGLVSCAGVTRRARVGAASVADMRDAHDVNVLGPLLGIQALVPLMPAGASIVTIGSLAALQGHYPVAYTTSKWAVRGLTHTAALELGERGIRVNAVHPGFIETAMTASAPDAFREASVAAAPLGRVGTPEEVASVVVFLLGDGAAYVTGAEIPVDGGVASHAGAKPLSDALR
- a CDS encoding fumarylacetoacetate hydrolase family protein, yielding MKLATFLDRGLRVPRVGLVTDDGLHPFAVRHTMRSLIAAGRDVLDRAADHARAADPLDPADVELLAPLEPASVRDFVAFEEHVEGVRRSVDGAVGVPDAWYDAPAFYFTNPHAILGPDAEVAFPAACEARDFELEVAVIIGSEGRSVAPEEAGTYVFGYTILNDWSARDLQGREMQVGLGPAKGKDFATTLGPWIVTADELEPHRDQDGFLDLLCTVSVNGTEVGRDRLSNIGWTFETMIAYASRDSRVVAGDVLGSGTVGNGGCLAELWGRRGAQEPKPLQPGDVVTLEVEGIGTLTNTVVLAPSAFELPPVRRRDGAARAAARQASR
- a CDS encoding VOC family protein, which gives rise to MTIIDPAVETPPAERLITHLRHVDLAVPDYERQLEFYTNTWKLTAETTDSGLAFLAAEGSPEHYSVRLRRADDKRLDLIAFGAASPADVDAMAERLGRAGVKLVSEPGPVLTPGGGYGFRFFDNDGRTVEVSCDVAVRQHRQIEEGESVPVKLSHVVINSPNPEQTVAFYQRHLGFALSDTLMHPRLGSMMWFLRTNTFHHSLAVARGPHVALHHASFEMRGLDEYMRGTGRLLRAGVEKIWGPGRHLAGNNTFSYFLDPHGNTIEYTTELEELVEDTWHPHLYDFSDPEVTDQWGTANPMNELIAGKSFNDPDKGVFVAPPV